A stretch of Homo sapiens chromosome 12, GRCh38.p14 Primary Assembly DNA encodes these proteins:
- the REP15 gene encoding rab15 effector protein has product MGQKASQQLALKDSKEVPVVCEVVSEAIVHAAQKLKEYLGFEYPPSKLCPAANTLNEIFLIHFITFCQEKGVDEWLTTTKMTKHQAFLFGADWIWTFWGSNKQIKLQLAVQTLQMSSPPPVESKPCDLSNPESRVEESSWKKSRFDKLEEFCNLIGEDCLGLFIIFGMPGKPKDIRGVVLDSVKSQMVRSHLPGGKAVAQFVLETEDCVFIKELLRNCLSKKDGLREVGKVYISIL; this is encoded by the coding sequence ATGGGGCAGAAAGCATCGCAACAGTTGGCTCTGAAGGACAGCAAAGAGGTGCCCGTCGTCTGTGAGGTGGTCAGTGAAGCTATAGTCCATGCAGCTCAGAAACTGAAGGAGTACCTTGGATTTGAATATCCTCCAAGTAAACTCTGCCCAGCTGCAAATACTCTGAATGAGATCTTCTTAATCCATTTCATCACTTTCTGCCAAGAAAAGGGAGTTGATGAGTGGCTGACCACCACCAAGATGACCAAGCACCAAGCCTTCCTGTTTGGTGCAGACTGGATTTGGACCTTTTGGGGATCCAACAAGCAAATAAAGCTTCAGCTCGCAGTACAGACTCTGCAGATGTCTTCACCTCCTCCTGTGGAATCTAAGCCTTGTGACCTTTCCAATCCAGAATCAAGGGTAGAGGAGTCTTCCTGGAAGAAAAGTAGATTTGATAAGCTGGAAGAATTCTGTAACTTAATAGGAGAGGATTGCCTGGGTCTGTTTATCATCTTTGGTATGCCAGGAAAGCCTAAAGACATCAGGGGAGTTGTCCTGGACAGTGTCAAAAGTCAGATGGTGAGGAGCCATCTGCCAGGAGGGAAGGCTGTGGCTCAGTTTGTCCTGGAAACTGAAGATTGTGTGTTCATCAAAGAGCTGCTCAGAAATTGTCTGAGTAAGAAAGACGGGCTGAGAGAGGTGGGCAAGGTTTATATCAGCATTCTCTGA